The Coffea arabica cultivar ET-39 chromosome 3c, Coffea Arabica ET-39 HiFi, whole genome shotgun sequence genome contains a region encoding:
- the LOC113733685 gene encoding glutathione S-transferase U17-like, giving the protein MPTNDVKLLGAPASQYVNRVQFALNLKSIDYEFIPQNMREKSELLLKSNPVHKNIPVLLHGDKPICDSLVIAQYIDEFWFDGPSILPSDPYDRAIARFWAAYIDDKWIPFFKELTTAKDEESKTALVEKIFEGLKFFEDVFVKASKGKCFFGGETIGFLDIVLGCYLGWLKAWEIQLDVNFLDEAKTPALVGWAESFSSDKAIHGIIPETEELFRILQIILARAADAASK; this is encoded by the exons ATGCCAACGAATGATGTAAAGCTTCTTGGTGCTCCTGCAAGCCAATACGTGAACCGGGTTCAGTTTGCCCTCAATCTAAAATCAATAGACTATGAATTCATCCCACAGAATATGAGAGAAAAAAGTGAGCTCCTTCTTAAATCTAATCCTGTTCACAAGAACATCCCAGTACTCCTCCATGGTGATAAGCCCATATGTGACTCACTTGTGATTGCGCAGTACATTGATGAGTTCTGGTTTGATGGTCCCTCTATCCTTCCTTCTGATCCCTACGACCGTGCCATTGCCCGCTTTTGGGCAGCTTACATTGATGACAAG TGGATTCCATTTTTCAAGGAGCTTACAACTGCAAAAGACGAGGAGTCCAAAACAGCATTGGTGGAGAAAATATTTGAAGGTCTAAAATTCTTTGAGGATGTATTCGTGAAGGCCAGCAAAGGGAAGTGCTTCTTTGGTGGAGAAACAATAGGTTTTCTTGATATCGTTCTGGGCTGCTACTTGGGATGGCTAAAGGCTTGGGAAATTCAGTTAGatgtgaattttcttgatgAAGCCAAGACACCTGCCCTAGTGGGATGGGCTGAAAGCTTTTCCTCGGACAAAGCTATTCATGGTATTATACCAGAGACTGAGGAACTTTTTAGAATTCTCCAAATCATCCTAGCTAGGGCAGCAGATGCTGCTTCAAAGTGA
- the LOC113736090 gene encoding cytochrome P450 76T24-like isoform X1 — MDKAPPFLLLLLVVILFFILYRIFRHYLGQKSSKLPPGPHQYPIVGNMFQLSGIFHSTLAKLSKTYGPLMSIKVLNRRMIIVSSPKVAKELLQKHDHLYTSKLVLDSARAFDYHKFSIIWLPVNGQWHNLRKLCKEQIFSSERLNASQGLRQEKLQQLCNYVDGCCINGEAVDIGEAAFTTILNILSNTLFSVDFGNYESNSSRELKEIISGVVDTIAKPNLSDFFPVLRAIDPLGIRRQTKFYFGKLLQKFEEIIRQRLQEREKSLAYLRRNDLLEVLLDLTQQQKSEWGIEEIKHLLLAQFLLETLQDLFLAAFDTTSSTVEWAIAELLRNPEKMERARSEIREIIGRGKLVQESQIFALPYLQAIIKEVFRLYPPATTISRYYEADIEIGQYIVPKNALVLVNLWAIGRDSSLWSSPDSFVPERFLDSEIDVKGQHFELLPFGTGRRMCLGMPLADRFIHLTVASLIHNFDWKTEGGIKPEDVDMSEKLGVTMQKAVPLKAIPTRTTV; from the exons ATGGACAAGGCACCGCCTTTTCTTTTACTACTACTAGtagtaatattatttttcattttgtatcGGATCTTCCGCCACTATCTCGGCCAAAAGTCCAGTAAACTTCCCCCCGGTCCACACCAATATCCCATAGTTGGAAATATGTTCCAGCTCAGTGGAATCTTCCATTCAACACTGGCAAAACTCTCCAAAACATACGGACCTTTGATGTCAATTAAGGTACTGAACAGAAGAATGATCATTGTATCCTCACCCAAAGTAGCCAAAGAATTACTTCAAAAACATGATCATCTCTACACCTCTAAACTAGTACTTGATTCAGCCCGAGCATTTGACTATCACAAGTTCTCTATCATCTGGTTGCCTGTAAATGGCCAATGGCATAATCTTCGTAAATTGTGCAAAGAACAAATTTTCTCCTCAGAAAGACTCAATGCTAGTCAAGGGCTCCGTCAAGAAAAGCTACAACAGCTTTGCAATTATGTCGATGGCTGCTGCATTAACGGGGAAGCTGTCGACATAGGTGAAGCTGccttcactacaatcctcaatatTCTGTCCAACACTTTATTCTCTGTTGATTTTGGTAATTACGAGTCCAATTCATCTCGAGAACTGAAAGAAATCATATCGGGTGTGGTGGATACCATAGCAAAACCTAATCTTTCAGACTTCTTTCCGGTGCTCAGAGCAATTGATCCACTGGGTATTAGGCGGCAGACCAAATTTTACTTTGGAAAATTGcttcaaaaatttgaagaaattatCAGGCAACGGTTACAAGAAAGAGAGAAATCTCTTGCTTACTTGCGCAGAAATGACTTGTTGGAGGTCCTCCTTGATCTCACCCAGCAGCAAAAATCTGAATGGGGCATTGAGGAGATAAAACATTTGCTTCTC GCTCAATTTCTTCTCGAAACTCTGCAG GATTTATTCCTTGCAGCATTTGATACAACATCATCAACGGTGGAATGGGCAATTGCAGAGTTATTGCGAAACCCTGAAAAAATGGAAAGGGCTAGATCTGAGATTAGAGAAATCATAGGAAGAGGAAAGCTGGTTCAAGAATCACAGATTTTTGCACTCCCTTACTTGCAGGCAATTATTAAAGAGGTCTTTCGCCTTTACCCTCCTGCCACCACAATAAGTCGCTATTACGAGGCCGATATCGAGATTGGCCAGTACATTGTACCCAAAAATGCTCTAGTACTTGTTAATTTATGGGCTATTGGTAGAGACTCTAGCTTGTGGTCGAGTCCTGATTCCTTTGTGCCAGAAAGGTTCCTGGATAGTGAAATTGATGTGAAAGGCCAGCATTTTGAGCTCCTTCCATTCGGTACAGGCAGGAGAATGTGTCTTGGAATGCCGCTGGCTGATCGGTTTATTCATTTGACGGTGGCTTCGCTCATTCATAACTTTGATTGGAAGACTGAAGGAGGGATCAAACCAGAAGATGTGGACATGAGTGAAAAGCTTGGAGTTACAATGCAGAAGGCTGTACCCCTTAAAGCCATTCCAACTCGAACCACAGTTTAA
- the LOC113736090 gene encoding cytochrome P450 76T24-like isoform X2, with the protein MDKAPPFLLLLLVVILFFILYRIFRHYLGQKSSKLPPGPHQYPIVGNMFQLSGIFHSTLAKLSKTYGPLMSIKVLNRRMIIVSSPKVAKELLQKHDHLYTSKLVLDSARAFDYHKFSIIWLPVNGQWHNLRKLCKEQIFSSERLNASQGLRQEKLQQLCNYVDGCCINGEAVDIGEAAFTTILNILSNTLFSVDFGNYESNSSRELKEIISGVVDTIAKPNLSDFFPVLRAIDPLGIRRQTKFYFGKLLQKFEEIIRQRLQEREKSLAYLRRNDLLEVLLDLTQQQKSEWGIEEIKHLLLDLFLAAFDTTSSTVEWAIAELLRNPEKMERARSEIREIIGRGKLVQESQIFALPYLQAIIKEVFRLYPPATTISRYYEADIEIGQYIVPKNALVLVNLWAIGRDSSLWSSPDSFVPERFLDSEIDVKGQHFELLPFGTGRRMCLGMPLADRFIHLTVASLIHNFDWKTEGGIKPEDVDMSEKLGVTMQKAVPLKAIPTRTTV; encoded by the exons ATGGACAAGGCACCGCCTTTTCTTTTACTACTACTAGtagtaatattatttttcattttgtatcGGATCTTCCGCCACTATCTCGGCCAAAAGTCCAGTAAACTTCCCCCCGGTCCACACCAATATCCCATAGTTGGAAATATGTTCCAGCTCAGTGGAATCTTCCATTCAACACTGGCAAAACTCTCCAAAACATACGGACCTTTGATGTCAATTAAGGTACTGAACAGAAGAATGATCATTGTATCCTCACCCAAAGTAGCCAAAGAATTACTTCAAAAACATGATCATCTCTACACCTCTAAACTAGTACTTGATTCAGCCCGAGCATTTGACTATCACAAGTTCTCTATCATCTGGTTGCCTGTAAATGGCCAATGGCATAATCTTCGTAAATTGTGCAAAGAACAAATTTTCTCCTCAGAAAGACTCAATGCTAGTCAAGGGCTCCGTCAAGAAAAGCTACAACAGCTTTGCAATTATGTCGATGGCTGCTGCATTAACGGGGAAGCTGTCGACATAGGTGAAGCTGccttcactacaatcctcaatatTCTGTCCAACACTTTATTCTCTGTTGATTTTGGTAATTACGAGTCCAATTCATCTCGAGAACTGAAAGAAATCATATCGGGTGTGGTGGATACCATAGCAAAACCTAATCTTTCAGACTTCTTTCCGGTGCTCAGAGCAATTGATCCACTGGGTATTAGGCGGCAGACCAAATTTTACTTTGGAAAATTGcttcaaaaatttgaagaaattatCAGGCAACGGTTACAAGAAAGAGAGAAATCTCTTGCTTACTTGCGCAGAAATGACTTGTTGGAGGTCCTCCTTGATCTCACCCAGCAGCAAAAATCTGAATGGGGCATTGAGGAGATAAAACATTTGCTTCTC GATTTATTCCTTGCAGCATTTGATACAACATCATCAACGGTGGAATGGGCAATTGCAGAGTTATTGCGAAACCCTGAAAAAATGGAAAGGGCTAGATCTGAGATTAGAGAAATCATAGGAAGAGGAAAGCTGGTTCAAGAATCACAGATTTTTGCACTCCCTTACTTGCAGGCAATTATTAAAGAGGTCTTTCGCCTTTACCCTCCTGCCACCACAATAAGTCGCTATTACGAGGCCGATATCGAGATTGGCCAGTACATTGTACCCAAAAATGCTCTAGTACTTGTTAATTTATGGGCTATTGGTAGAGACTCTAGCTTGTGGTCGAGTCCTGATTCCTTTGTGCCAGAAAGGTTCCTGGATAGTGAAATTGATGTGAAAGGCCAGCATTTTGAGCTCCTTCCATTCGGTACAGGCAGGAGAATGTGTCTTGGAATGCCGCTGGCTGATCGGTTTATTCATTTGACGGTGGCTTCGCTCATTCATAACTTTGATTGGAAGACTGAAGGAGGGATCAAACCAGAAGATGTGGACATGAGTGAAAAGCTTGGAGTTACAATGCAGAAGGCTGTACCCCTTAAAGCCATTCCAACTCGAACCACAGTTTAA